From a single Deinobacterium chartae genomic region:
- a CDS encoding phosphate/phosphite/phosphonate ABC transporter substrate-binding protein codes for MKKTLALLALGAALAGPALAAENCRVVRMGFNPAQDSNVVLTNGTAIAKYLEKSVRGVEIKTSVAQDYTGLVEAMRSGQLDFAWLSPVSYVDAAKNADAKVLLKSVRGGGPYYWAAFVVRKDSGIKTVEDLRGKNIAWIDPKSAAGYTFPRATLVSKGIDPDKFFGKQTFAGDHGAAVLSLINGTVDVVATFSNNTKGTSGSWTQLLKPEQAAKVTPVLYSKPIPGDTLSVRGTYQKGCAEVVQKITNAIAAMPLFPESKSLLTNLYRIDKMVPAKDSDYDVVRDVEKAAQKK; via the coding sequence ATGAAGAAGACCCTTGCTCTGCTTGCCCTTGGCGCGGCCCTGGCCGGCCCCGCGCTCGCCGCTGAAAACTGCCGTGTCGTTCGCATGGGATTCAACCCTGCGCAGGACAGCAACGTCGTCTTGACCAACGGTACTGCCATCGCCAAGTACCTCGAGAAGAGCGTGCGCGGCGTGGAGATCAAGACCTCGGTTGCCCAGGACTACACCGGCCTGGTCGAGGCCATGCGCTCGGGCCAGCTCGACTTTGCCTGGCTCTCGCCGGTCAGCTACGTTGACGCCGCCAAGAACGCCGACGCCAAGGTGCTGCTCAAGAGCGTGCGCGGCGGAGGCCCGTACTACTGGGCGGCTTTCGTGGTCCGCAAGGACAGCGGCATCAAGACGGTCGAGGACCTGCGCGGTAAGAACATCGCCTGGATCGACCCCAAGTCGGCCGCCGGCTACACCTTCCCCCGTGCGACCCTGGTCTCTAAGGGCATCGACCCGGACAAGTTCTTCGGCAAGCAGACCTTCGCCGGTGACCACGGCGCGGCCGTGCTCAGCCTGATCAACGGCACCGTGGACGTCGTCGCGACCTTCTCGAACAACACCAAGGGCACTTCGGGCTCGTGGACCCAGCTGCTCAAGCCCGAGCAGGCCGCCAAGGTCACCCCGGTGCTGTACAGCAAGCCGATCCCCGGCGACACCCTCTCGGTGCGCGGTACCTACCAGAAGGGCTGCGCCGAGGTGGTCCAGAAGATCACCAACGCCATTGCCGCGATGCCGCTGTTCCCCGAGAGCAAGTCGCTGCTGACCAACCTCTACCGCATCGACAAGATGGTCCCCGCCAAAGACTCGGACTACGACGTGGTCCGTGATGTCGAGAAGGCCGCGCAGAAGAAGTAA
- the phnC gene encoding phosphonate ABC transporter ATP-binding protein has translation MIEIRNLTKVYPNGTRGLDDVNLNIQDGEFVAVIGLSGAGKSTLLRCINRLNDATSGQILIDGEDIASAQGAELRRIRRRIGFIFQQFNLVTRLSAIENVLSGRLGYHNRLSGLLGLWTEQDRELARTALERVGLGDKLNVRVDQLSGGQQQRVAIARAVAQQPTLILADEPMASLDPKLSHVIMGILKQFNQDGISVLINIHVLELALEYADRIIGFNKGQLVFDGKPADLTPAEIERIYSGSVADL, from the coding sequence ATGATTGAAATCCGTAACCTCACCAAGGTCTACCCCAACGGCACCCGGGGCCTAGACGACGTCAACCTGAACATACAAGACGGCGAATTCGTAGCGGTCATCGGCCTGTCAGGGGCCGGCAAGAGCACGCTGCTGCGCTGCATCAACCGTCTTAACGACGCCACCTCGGGCCAGATCCTGATCGACGGTGAGGACATCGCCTCAGCCCAGGGCGCCGAGTTGCGGCGCATTCGCCGCCGCATCGGCTTCATTTTCCAGCAGTTCAACCTGGTCACCCGCCTGAGTGCCATCGAGAACGTGCTGAGCGGACGTCTGGGTTACCACAACCGCCTCAGCGGCCTGCTGGGGCTGTGGACCGAGCAGGACCGCGAACTGGCCCGTACCGCCCTCGAGCGCGTCGGGCTGGGCGACAAGCTGAACGTGCGCGTGGACCAGCTCTCGGGCGGACAGCAGCAGCGCGTGGCCATCGCCCGCGCGGTCGCGCAGCAGCCCACTTTGATCCTGGCCGACGAACCGATGGCCAGCCTTGACCCCAAGCTGTCCCACGTCATCATGGGCATTCTCAAGCAGTTCAACCAGGACGGTATCTCGGTGCTGATCAACATTCACGTGCTCGAGCTGGCCCTCGAGTATGCCGACCGCATCATCGGCTTTAACAAGGGCCAACTGGTGTTCGACGGCAAGCCCGCCGACCTGACCCCGGCCGAGATCGAGCGCATCTACTCGGGAAGCGTGGCGGACCTGTGA
- the phnE gene encoding phosphonate ABC transporter, permease protein PhnE, with the protein MIWALVFAIAVAAATWVARGSARRLIAAGAIGLLVAFFALPFVDVLGARSDQRVVMTPLALAPVYPVLWLGLVGALAALVASFLKNARLSGALGALGGLLTLIATFAFQNGTEHIVSVRPIGGVLEVFIPLVLLAVLAPIALGLRGTARFAGLAAAVLLPAALMWYLFSPAGAATFPEMRGYYQLAAPPTQAQLDQVVKDWNADLELTNRDRAAIERDWKDVGEKLKTTRGTDLAAQRRSYYQQLELIHNYKIADPTRIEPLGPIQSAAELPDGYRVGYDAAELGARRALVRQGAYGFALWAFFAALALTGGVVLAVRGAVAAASHDLRDGVIFAAALIAVGISLNSTGFDLRQLIINAPWIGDFLSRSWPPNTKFLADVSREMLITITTALLGTLIASVFALPLSLLAARNLTERSWLTRIAYLITRVFFNINRGIDTLIVALVFVSALGLGPFAGVLAIALHSIADLGKLYSEAMENSDKGPIEALESAGAPGSSVIRWALMPQLLPLLMSYTLYRFEINFRVSIVLGFVGAGGIGFLVNQTMRGGEYPSAMVAIIVIVLVVNVLDFISATVRRRLV; encoded by the coding sequence GTGATCTGGGCGCTCGTATTTGCCATTGCGGTCGCCGCTGCCACCTGGGTCGCGCGCGGTTCGGCCCGCCGCCTGATCGCGGCCGGCGCCATCGGCCTGCTGGTCGCGTTCTTCGCGCTGCCCTTCGTGGACGTGCTGGGCGCTCGCAGCGACCAGCGCGTGGTCATGACCCCGCTGGCCCTGGCTCCGGTGTACCCGGTGCTGTGGCTGGGCCTGGTCGGCGCCCTCGCGGCCCTGGTCGCCTCCTTCCTGAAAAACGCTCGCCTCTCGGGTGCCCTGGGTGCCCTGGGCGGCCTGCTGACCCTGATCGCCACCTTCGCTTTCCAGAACGGGACCGAGCACATCGTCAGCGTGCGCCCCATCGGCGGCGTCCTCGAGGTGTTCATTCCGCTGGTGCTGCTGGCCGTGCTCGCGCCCATCGCGTTGGGTCTGCGCGGGACTGCCCGCTTCGCCGGCCTGGCCGCTGCGGTGCTGCTGCCCGCCGCGCTGATGTGGTACTTGTTTAGCCCCGCCGGGGCGGCCACCTTCCCCGAAATGCGCGGCTACTACCAGCTGGCGGCTCCGCCCACCCAGGCGCAGCTCGATCAGGTCGTCAAGGACTGGAACGCGGACCTCGAGCTGACCAATCGGGACCGTGCGGCCATCGAGCGCGACTGGAAGGACGTGGGGGAGAAGCTCAAGACCACCCGTGGTACCGACCTCGCGGCCCAGCGCCGCTCGTACTACCAGCAGCTCGAGCTGATCCACAACTACAAGATCGCCGATCCCACCCGCATCGAGCCGCTGGGGCCGATCCAGAGTGCTGCCGAGCTGCCTGACGGCTACCGGGTAGGCTACGACGCTGCCGAGCTGGGCGCTCGCCGCGCTCTGGTGCGCCAGGGCGCTTACGGCTTCGCGCTGTGGGCCTTCTTCGCGGCTCTGGCGCTGACCGGCGGCGTGGTGCTCGCCGTGCGCGGCGCGGTCGCTGCCGCGTCCCATGACCTGCGCGACGGCGTGATCTTCGCCGCGGCCCTGATCGCGGTGGGCATCTCGCTGAACTCCACCGGCTTTGACCTGCGTCAACTGATCATCAATGCCCCCTGGATCGGCGACTTCCTTTCGCGCTCGTGGCCGCCCAACACCAAGTTCTTGGCCGACGTGTCGCGCGAGATGCTGATCACCATCACCACCGCGCTGCTCGGAACCCTGATCGCGTCGGTATTCGCGCTGCCGCTCTCGCTGCTGGCCGCACGCAACCTCACCGAGCGCAGCTGGCTCACCCGCATCGCCTACCTGATCACCCGCGTGTTTTTCAACATCAACCGCGGCATCGACACCCTGATCGTGGCGCTGGTGTTCGTGTCCGCCCTCGGCCTGGGGCCCTTCGCGGGCGTGCTGGCCATCGCGCTGCACTCGATCGCTGACCTGGGCAAGCTGTACTCCGAGGCGATGGAGAACTCGGACAAGGGCCCCATCGAGGCCCTCGAGTCGGCCGGTGCTCCCGGTTCCAGCGTGATCCGCTGGGCGCTGATGCCGCAGCTGCTGCCGCTGCTGATGTCCTACACCCTGTACCGCTTCGAGATCAACTTCCGCGTCTCGATCGTGCTGGGCTTCGTGGGTGCCGGTGGCATCGGCTTCCTGGTCAACCAGACCATGCGCGGCGGCGAGTACCCCTCGGCGATGGTCGCCATCATCGTGATCGTGCTGGTCGTGAACGTCCTCGACTTCATCTCGGCTACGGTGCGGCGCCGCCTGGTGTAA
- a CDS encoding Ig-like domain-containing protein, with protein sequence MKTKTTGTLALTLILAACSSGGNPNPPPDTTPPTVLSIVPGDGTTGINKSADVVVTFSEKMDQASAQAAFQSANLPDGTFSWNAEGTVMTYNPNADLAYGPTGTNYSLNITTAAKDLAGNALAASVSSSFRTYRQVSSTFNSVTDLDGWVREDGNVNTALGLSGLMVGDSAAVDNASYRSFLTFDLSGLPASLEASNIVEAKLEVYQNDVVGTPYTDLDECSGAPVLVCTNIMVEHVNYGSSLTASDFDAAALLYVGQIGCATIIACDEVSLGYKTLTTGAMRDALADDWTNRAERGNRAQFRLRFAKQSDFDGASDIVYFNAAESASNKPRLVLTYLLP encoded by the coding sequence ATGAAGACGAAGACGACCGGTACGCTGGCCCTGACCCTGATCCTGGCTGCCTGCAGCTCCGGAGGCAACCCCAATCCGCCCCCGGATACCACGCCGCCCACGGTGCTGTCCATTGTCCCCGGAGACGGTACGACCGGCATCAACAAGAGCGCGGACGTCGTCGTGACCTTCAGCGAGAAGATGGATCAGGCCTCGGCGCAGGCAGCCTTCCAGAGCGCGAACCTGCCCGACGGAACCTTCTCGTGGAACGCCGAGGGTACGGTCATGACCTATAACCCTAATGCGGACCTCGCCTACGGGCCGACCGGGACGAACTACAGCCTGAACATCACCACCGCTGCCAAGGACCTGGCCGGAAACGCCCTGGCGGCCTCGGTGTCCTCGAGTTTCAGGACCTATCGTCAGGTCAGCAGCACCTTCAACAGCGTGACGGATCTCGACGGCTGGGTGCGGGAGGACGGGAATGTGAACACGGCGCTCGGCCTCAGCGGCCTGATGGTTGGAGACAGCGCAGCGGTTGACAACGCCTCCTACCGCAGTTTCTTGACTTTTGACCTGAGCGGTCTGCCCGCTTCTCTCGAGGCGAGCAACATCGTCGAGGCCAAACTCGAGGTCTATCAGAACGACGTGGTTGGCACGCCCTACACCGATCTGGATGAGTGCTCGGGCGCACCGGTCCTCGTGTGCACCAACATCATGGTAGAGCACGTCAATTACGGCTCCAGCCTGACCGCTTCGGACTTCGATGCGGCTGCGCTGCTGTACGTCGGTCAGATCGGCTGCGCCACCATCATTGCCTGCGATGAGGTATCGCTGGGATACAAGACCCTGACCACCGGCGCGATGCGGGACGCTCTGGCCGACGACTGGACCAACCGCGCCGAGCGGGGCAACCGTGCGCAGTTCCGCCTGCGCTTCGCCAAACAGTCAGACTTCGATGGTGCCAGCGACATCGTTTACTTCAATGCCGCCGAGTCGGCCAGCAACAAACCCCGCCTGGTCCTGACCTACCTGCTGCCCTAG
- a CDS encoding 3-isopropylmalate dehydratase large subunit, translated as MGMTIAEKILAARSGHDHVVPGQLIECRTDWVLCHEITTPAALRMLEERGMDRVFDPERIVAVPDHSVPAMNIKAAKMYQKLKSWVQEKGIRHFFDVGRGGIAHVVLENTGLIKPGETLVSGDSHTCNAGALGCFATGVGSTDLAGAIYAGRVWFKVPETMRIRVTGRFKPGVGPKDLVLEVIKRIGADGANYMVMEWVGDTIDQMDMEGRFTLTNMAIEAGGKTGIIAVDDTTRAFLEARGVTPDQYTEYRSDPDARYKVDLEVDVTELEPTVAYPHIPSNGRVAGTDRIAITHAYVGSCTNGRISDLREVAAILRGRRVAEGVQMLVVPATQAVYKQAAQEGLLEVFVDAGATVSYPSCGACLGMHTGVLGPGDVCISSSNRNFVGRMGDPSAEVYLASPATVAASAVTGVITDPREFVTPEAAD; from the coding sequence ATGGGAATGACCATCGCTGAGAAGATTCTGGCTGCCCGCTCCGGACACGACCACGTGGTACCGGGACAGCTGATCGAGTGCCGCACCGACTGGGTGCTGTGCCACGAGATCACCACCCCGGCCGCGCTGCGCATGCTCGAGGAGCGCGGCATGGACCGCGTGTTCGACCCGGAGCGCATCGTGGCGGTCCCGGATCACTCGGTGCCGGCCATGAACATCAAGGCCGCCAAGATGTACCAGAAGCTCAAGAGCTGGGTGCAGGAGAAGGGCATCCGGCACTTCTTCGACGTGGGACGCGGCGGCATCGCGCACGTGGTCCTCGAGAACACCGGCCTGATCAAGCCGGGCGAGACGCTGGTCTCGGGCGACTCGCACACCTGCAACGCCGGGGCTCTGGGCTGCTTCGCAACCGGCGTGGGTTCCACCGACCTCGCCGGAGCGATCTACGCGGGTCGCGTGTGGTTCAAGGTGCCCGAGACCATGCGCATCCGCGTCACCGGCCGCTTCAAGCCCGGCGTGGGCCCCAAGGACTTGGTCCTCGAGGTCATCAAGCGCATCGGGGCCGACGGCGCGAACTACATGGTGATGGAGTGGGTGGGGGATACCATCGATCAGATGGACATGGAGGGCCGCTTCACCCTCACCAACATGGCGATCGAGGCGGGCGGCAAGACCGGCATCATCGCGGTGGACGACACCACCCGCGCGTTCCTCGAGGCGCGCGGCGTGACCCCGGATCAGTACACCGAGTACCGCTCGGACCCGGACGCGCGCTACAAGGTGGACCTCGAGGTGGACGTAACAGAGCTCGAGCCGACCGTTGCCTACCCGCACATTCCCTCGAACGGACGGGTGGCCGGAACGGACCGGATCGCCATCACCCACGCGTACGTGGGCAGCTGCACCAACGGCCGCATCTCGGACCTGCGCGAGGTTGCTGCGATCCTGCGTGGTCGCCGGGTGGCCGAGGGCGTGCAGATGCTGGTGGTGCCCGCCACCCAGGCGGTGTACAAGCAGGCGGCCCAAGAAGGCCTGCTCGAGGTGTTCGTGGACGCCGGAGCCACCGTGTCCTATCCGTCGTGCGGGGCTTGCCTGGGCATGCACACCGGCGTGCTCGGCCCCGGTGACGTGTGCATCTCGAGCAGCAACCGCAACTTCGTGGGCCGCATGGGCGACCCCAGCGCCGAGGTTTACCTGGCCAGCCCCGCCACCGTGGCGGCCAGTGCGGTAACCGGTGTGATCACGGACCCGCGTGAGTTCGTGACGCCCGAGGCAGCGGACTGA